AAAGCTAAGTTTATTCAGGGATATTTCTTTTGGACTGAAAAGGGAAATAATATTCAGGTTTATTTATATGTGAATCAGTCTTTTAGCGTAAACGATGCAGTCCAGTTAATCAAGCTGCTGGGTCAATCTTTTGAGCATCAAAGCCATAAATATATCATCATTTCTCATATTTTTGATTCTGTTAATATCCTCCAGCAAATATATAATTCAAATTGTTGCAATATCAATTCTGTTAGTAAAATGGAATTATCTGCCCCATTTGAAATAGATGCCAATTACATTGATAAGAGATATTCTGTTTCTACTGACTCTGATGAAAAAGAATTAGCTGATTTTCATTATACCTGCTATTTTGATGATAAGGAATATATGTTAGGTGACTGGAATGATTTGATTGATTACTTTTTTAAAAAGGAAGTGGGTAGAATAACGCTGATGTGCAGAAACGGGGATAAATTGATTGGGGCATGCCTGGGTTGGATATTTAATGACAGGAAGTATTTATTTTCCATTTGTGTGCATCCAGAACATCGAGGCAGAGGAATTGCAAAATACCTACTGCATAGATTTCTACAACATCATCCTCAGATAAGCTGCTATCTAACTGTTTATGAAGATAATATTGATGCAATAGCATTATATGAACATTTTGGGTTTGAAAAAACTATAACTACAACTATAATTTGTGAGAAACTGGAAATGAAAGAAATTGGCGAAAGTAATAGATAATAGTAAGGAGGTTATTATGAGATGTCCGTGGGGCGATTCAGATGAGCTTTACCGCAGCTATCATGATAAAGAGTGGGGTGTTCCTGCCAGAGATGACCGCACTCAATTTGAATTTCTGGTGCTGGAATCTGCTCAGGCTGGTTTGAGCTGGTACACTATCTTAAAAAAACGAGAAAACTACCGCAAAGCTTATGATAATTTTGAGCCGAAGCTTATAGCAACTTATGATGAGCGGAAATATAATGAATTGATGGCAAATGCCGGTATTGTCCGCAATAAACTGAAAATTGCTGCTTCGATCAATAATGCCCAAAGGTTTTTGGAGATCCAGAAGGAATTTGGGAGTTTCTCTAACTATATCTGGGGTTTTGTTAATGGCAAACCGATAATCAATCATTGGGAGACTATGGATAGTATTCCAGCTCACACGGAATTATCAGACAGGATAAGTAAAGGCCTGAAAAAGCGGGGATTTAAATTTCTGGGAAGCACTACTATCTATGCTCACCTGCAGGCTACGGGGCTTGTGAATGATCATCTGGTTTCTTGTGAACGGTGGTTGGAGTGTCAGGAGATCAAGTAAGATTTTTGTGGACGGAGTGGACGTTGTGGACTAAGTGGACGGGGTTGGTTTAGCTTTTTTTTCTATCTTGTTCTCTTTTTTGGGTTCTTACTTTGTATAGTCTTTCGGTGAAACCGCCCTGTTCTTCAAATTCTTTTGCCTGGGTGGCAACCTGGTGATCTAGCAGAGAACAGGCAACTGTGATGAGTACCTGGGCAGCATTGGCTGAGAATTCGGGATAGAGGTTTGAGGATTTTGTCCCTTAGGGATTTTGTGCTTGGCAGGCTGTTTTTATCCAGGCTGCTACTTCATCGGCGGTCTGGCAGCGAGCATCAATCAAGTTTTGCCTTAAGGGATTATTGCGATGCCATTGCTTTAAGCTTTTTTGTCTCAAGAAGTCTTCATAATCGAGTTTTAGTTCTTCCAGACTGGCACGGGCAACTTGGGTGAGTTTTAGTTCCGTTTTCTTTGAAGTAGCTGATGCCAGAGAACCTTCAGCTATATTTTGCTTACCACTTCGGGCTGCCTGTACCATCTGATCTTTTGTCCTGCTGAATTTATCTATATAGCGATCACAAAATCTTACTGTAATATCGTAAATTAGTTGTGACAATTTATAGCTTAGGGTATTGCGGTAACCTCCGTGTTTGGGGATCAGGTTTGGCATTTTTCATTTCCTCGCTTTTTGAATATGGGATGATTGGGGATTTTTGGGGGTGAGTGTCAAATGTTTTTTTTTGTGGACGGTGTGGACGAGGTGGACATAGTGGACGGGGTGTGGTTTGTTACTTCGTCCACATAGTCCACTGTGTCCACTACGTCCACAGGAATTTTTTGATGAAACCTCTTTACAAAACCTTCAAAGATTTATAAGTTAAGAAAATTATTCATTTAGATCTTCTTTAGGATGATCAGTCTTCTTATGCCTTTTGCCGATCTTGAATTTATATTTCGCCAGTTTATTTTCTTTCTTTTGCTTTATCGCAGCTTTTATAAATAATTTTTTGTATATTGCAGATTCCTCGATAGCAAGTGTCCTGATCTGACTTACTGCTTTTTGCGATGCACTCTTCACTGTTTTTGTTTTATCATATTTCTCAGAATATTTACAGTAATCCAAAGCAATATACCCAACTCTGAGAGTCAATAGTCCATTCAGCATCCCCTCAAACAAGCTGTCTGCCAGAAAGGAAGTAATAGAAGAAGCAATATCCACACCTGGGATTTTGGCAAAAATACTCTGTTCAAATGATTTAGCTGATATCTTCTTCACCAGTTCATCCACAGGGATATCAGAGATTCCTATTGCCATCAAGCCGCTGGCAAACACGTTCAGATATATTTCCAGCATTTCTTTCCAGTGCGGTTTCTGATTATAAAGATGTGCTATCTCCCAGATCATCTGTATTTGAATTTTCAGCAGTAGTATAGCATCTAATCCTGAATTTTGTGAAATCGCCGTGAAGATGAATACCTCATTGGCATATTTTTTTATCCTGCTATTGGCCACTTTATCAATCACCTGCTCGATATTTTTCAATACTTCCTGTATCTCCGGCACTTCCTCGGCATTCATCAATTCATTCTTTAATTCCAGATCAATATTAAAATGCTTAGTATAGCGTCGGAAATTTTTAATGATCCGCTTTTTATAATTGCTGTAAAATTTGATCTCTGCTTTACTTTGTGCTGCATCAATTAGTACTGTATCAATATCTGATTCAAGGCTTTTAACTTTCATCTGGGGGCGTTTTAGTGGCTTGGGTAAAAATATTAACTGCAATATGGGATATATGATCAAAACCATTATAATTAAAAATAAAAGCCAGGCAATTACTCCCCCACCTGTAACCACATTTTCTGCACTTACCGCAAACTGGTTAACCTGATTGATCAATACCAGTACAAAGAATATAGAAAGACCGATAATTATCGAAACCAGTATTCGCTTTAAACTTATTAACATTTCATCCTCCAGTTCCAGCCAGTAATTTTTATTCCACATCGAATGTACTCTATAAGCTGATTTTGTTGTTTATTGTCAATTGTTTTCAAAAGTAGAGCCATCCTCACCTTCATTTAAAAAAATCCTGGTTTTCAGTTGACTTCGTATGAATTCGATTACCAAAGGTGAAAAACTATTGACAGAATATTCCTAGCCGGAGTATTTATGAGAACGTGAGAGCATGATGCGACCCGACCTGTGAGATAAGCACTTAAGTGCTTTCACTTCAGTAAATTAGGTTATATTCTTAAATGTTAAAATAATAAAAAAGGGAGATGTTATGAAGTACAAGTTATTATCCAATTGCGATTTAAAGGCTATTGATGCTTTAAAGGAATTTCATGGTGGTGCTCAGAAGATCAGTGAAACAATTACTGAGATGAGAAAGTTGGAAACCAGGAAGGCTATCCTCAAAGAGAAAGGCTTCGGCGATATGATCGCTGATGCAGAAGAACTGGTAAAAAAGTTTCCCAAAGTAGATGTTTTTGAGAAACAGAATAATTTTGCCTGTAATTGCAAACTGGGGACAGCAACCAGTCAGGTTTCAGGCTGGCAGGGAGCCAGTGTAACCCATCATGCCATGAAGCGTATTGCAGCCAGCGCAGGGACAGATAATCCCTGTTATGTACCTTCAGAATGCATCTCAGTGGTAGCACTTACAGATAATTATATCTATAATGGAGATCTGATGGCTACTCTTGCCATGACTGAAAATATCATGAAATCCTGTAAATACTGCAGCACTAATTTGATTGGGATACCACAACTAACCAGCAGATTTAAAAAGCTTGAGGAAGTAACTGGTAGATTATTTGAAACCAATTGTGTGGATGATAAATATTCTGCTTTGATCTTAAAAAACCAGGGTACCTTCTTTGGTAATTTTGGTGGAATTGAAGTCTCAAATGATAATCATCTAATTTATCTTGATGGCGTTACCCGCACGGCTCTTGCAACCGGAAATGACTTTTTCCTGAACCCGAGCTGGAGTTCCATCATTGCTGCCTGCTATTATGGCAGAGATATTCCGAACCTGACTTTTAAGGTGTCAATGCTGCTGGCAACGCAGAACCTGATGCAGTTCCGGATGCTGCTAAATATTATCAGTGAATATATCAGAGATGATGGCACAACCCCGATCTATGAGATCAATGTAGGAAATGGAGCAACTGCTGAGACCTTTATCAAATGCGCCAAAGCTTTGGATGAAAGCGGGATCAAGGGAGTAAGTCTTTCTGCTCATATGTTCATCAATCCTGATTTGGGTATGGCGGACTTCAATTGGATTTCAAATGCTCATAAGGTGCTGGAAAGCGGAACAAATTTAACCTATAAATATGAAAGTGACGGCACTGCCCGTGAGATGGATACAATGGCAGCTTATTTTCTTTCGGAAGAGGAAAGAGAAGAAAATGCCACAAAGATTGGCGATGTTATCTTTTATAAATCACTCAAAGCTTCCCAGGATGGAAGAG
The Candidatus Stygibacter australis genome window above contains:
- a CDS encoding four helix bundle protein, which gives rise to MPNLIPKHGGYRNTLSYKLSQLIYDITVRFCDRYIDKFSRTKDQMVQAARSGKQNIAEGSLASATSKKTELKLTQVARASLEELKLDYEDFLRQKSLKQWHRNNPLRQNLIDARCQTADEVAAWIKTACQAQNP
- a CDS encoding YcjF family protein; its protein translation is MLISLKRILVSIIIGLSIFFVLVLINQVNQFAVSAENVVTGGGVIAWLLFLIIMVLIIYPILQLIFLPKPLKRPQMKVKSLESDIDTVLIDAAQSKAEIKFYSNYKKRIIKNFRRYTKHFNIDLELKNELMNAEEVPEIQEVLKNIEQVIDKVANSRIKKYANEVFIFTAISQNSGLDAILLLKIQIQMIWEIAHLYNQKPHWKEMLEIYLNVFASGLMAIGISDIPVDELVKKISAKSFEQSIFAKIPGVDIASSITSFLADSLFEGMLNGLLTLRVGYIALDYCKYSEKYDKTKTVKSASQKAVSQIRTLAIEESAIYKKLFIKAAIKQKKENKLAKYKFKIGKRHKKTDHPKEDLNE
- a CDS encoding GNAT family N-acetyltransferase, which translates into the protein MILKAVEIQEYISSGLITSAEIVDRHFSKSQYQDKMKKLFSRRHIFLLAKAKFIQGYFFWTEKGNNIQVYLYVNQSFSVNDAVQLIKLLGQSFEHQSHKYIIISHIFDSVNILQQIYNSNCCNINSVSKMELSAPFEIDANYIDKRYSVSTDSDEKELADFHYTCYFDDKEYMLGDWNDLIDYFFKKEVGRITLMCRNGDKLIGACLGWIFNDRKYLFSICVHPEHRGRGIAKYLLHRFLQHHPQISCYLTVYEDNIDAIALYEHFGFEKTITTTIICEKLEMKEIGESNR
- a CDS encoding DNA-3-methyladenine glycosylase I, whose product is MRCPWGDSDELYRSYHDKEWGVPARDDRTQFEFLVLESAQAGLSWYTILKKRENYRKAYDNFEPKLIATYDERKYNELMANAGIVRNKLKIAASINNAQRFLEIQKEFGSFSNYIWGFVNGKPIINHWETMDSIPAHTELSDRISKGLKKRGFKFLGSTTIYAHLQATGLVNDHLVSCERWLECQEIK